In Shewanella sp. MR-4, the genomic stretch AGGCTGCCGATATTCCCCTAAGCGTGCGCGAAGGCTGGAAACGTTATTGGTTAGTCGACCCTCTCGATGGTACGGGGGAGTTTATTGCAGGTAGTGGTGACTTTTCGGTGATCATCGCGCTGGTGGAACACAATCGTCCAGTAATGGGTGTGGTGTATGTGCCGATGACGCAGGTGTGTTACTACGCTATCGCTGGATTAGGTGCCTATAAACGGACCGATAAGCAAGAAGTGCGTATTAGCAGTCGGCAAATTCAGCACCGTGAACAAGTTTCTCTTAGGTTAGCTGTGAGTCGTCGTCAGGACCCTCAATCTGTGTTGACCCTGTTCAATCAGCCTAAGCACTGTGAGCTGGTGGTCATGGGCGGTGCGGCCTTGAAGAGTTGTCTTGTTGCCGAAGGACGCGCCGATTGTTATGTGCGAGTCGGGCCTACGGGAGAGTGGGACACCGGCGCCGCGCAGATCATTATTGAGGAAGCGGGTGGCCAGCTCATGGATACCGAACTGCAACCTTTGACTTATAACGAGCGTGAGACGCTTGAAAATCCCAACTTTATTGTTGTTGGTGCGCCCAATTTAGAGTGGGATAAAATTTTAATTGGTGAATAGTTTTACATGCAGTCGATTCGTCCAGTATTAAAGTCAGAGTTAGCCGACGTTTTTCAACTCGAACAGGCTATCTTTGGCGACCATTGTTATCCCGATTTTTTCTTTCGCCAAGGATTTGATTGTTGGCCAGAGCATTTTCTGGTTGCC encodes the following:
- the cysQ gene encoding 3'(2'),5'-bisphosphate nucleotidase CysQ, with amino-acid sequence MKPEELIDEVIAIATDAGRTIREIYLKGNFERETKSDNTPVTSADLAANKLICERLAALTPDIPILSEEAADIPLSVREGWKRYWLVDPLDGTGEFIAGSGDFSVIIALVEHNRPVMGVVYVPMTQVCYYAIAGLGAYKRTDKQEVRISSRQIQHREQVSLRLAVSRRQDPQSVLTLFNQPKHCELVVMGGAALKSCLVAEGRADCYVRVGPTGEWDTGAAQIIIEEAGGQLMDTELQPLTYNERETLENPNFIVVGAPNLEWDKILIGE